A single Ammospiza caudacuta isolate bAmmCau1 chromosome 6, bAmmCau1.pri, whole genome shotgun sequence DNA region contains:
- the LOC131558841 gene encoding acyl-coenzyme A thioesterase 5-like: MWRALAAAPVRALLRTPPARRAASLAVSPHTGPADERVETRVAGLSPGQPVTLRAVAADERGRLFQSCAHYRADSRGELHLGTDASHGGDYTGVEPMGLFWSLAPAGMEKPYQRLVPLSTTAPMKVEVLVHQGHSLPGSIPGPVMAKAEVRRLFTAPGVRRIRLKEGVIRGSLFLPPGDGPFPGVIDMYGDEGGLIEFRSSLLATHGFATLSLPYFDFEDLPMILKDLKLEYFEEAARFLQRHPKVKGPGVGVIGTGKGADLALSMITFLPEVVAAVSISGCSSNTVADLHYGETTLPGLRFDMEKVTVSESGVYDVFEALDDPTNPANSSSVIPIEKAEGHFLLVVGEDDRMWKSSLYAELAIRRLRQHGKDNFELLSYPGAGHRIDPPSTPFCQVAMDRVLGVPVLGGGESKAHAHAQEHSWRRIQEFLHLHLG, from the exons ATGTGGAGAGCGCTGGCCGCCGCCCCGGTGCGGGCCCTGCTGCGCACCCCGCCGGCCCGACGGGCTGCCAGCCTGGCCGTGTCCCCCCACACCGGGCCGGCGGACGAGCGGGTAGAGACGCGGGTGGCGGGGCTGAGCCCGGGGCAGCCGGTGACCCTGCGGGCGGTGGCGGCCGATGAGCGCGGCCGCCTCTTCCAGTCGTGCGCGCACTACCGGGCGGACAGTCGCGGGGAGCTGCACCTGGGCACGGACGCCTCCCACGGCGGGGACTACACCGGCGTGGAGCCCATGGGGCTCTTTTGGAGCCTGGCCCCCGCCGGCATGGAGAAGCCGTACCAGCGGCTCGTTCCCCTCAGCACCACGGCCCCGATGAAGGTGGAGGTTTTGGTCCACCAGGGCCACAGCCTGCCCGGATCCATACCCGGGCCCGTGATGGCCAAGGCCGAGGTGCGGAGGTTGTTCACGGCCCCCGGCGTGCGGAGGATCCGGCTGAAGGAAGGAGTCATAAGGGGCTCTCTTTTCCTGCCGCCGG GGGATGGTCCCTTTCCAGGAGTGATTGACATGTATGGTGATGAAGGAGGCTTGATTGAATTTAGATCTAGTCTCCTGGCTACCCATGGTTTTGCTACTCTTTCTCTGCCATATTTTGACTTTGAAGATCTTCCTATGATCTTGAAAGACTTAAAACTTGAGTACTTTGAGGAGGCAGCAAGGTTCCTACAGCGTCACCCAAAG GTGAAAGGACCAGGAGTTGGAGTGATTGGGACTGGGAAAGGGGCGGACTTAGCGCTCTCCATGATCACCTTCCTGCCAGAAGTAGTGGCTGCTGTCTCAATCTCTGGCTGTAGTTCAAACACAGTTGCAGACCTCCATTATGGTGAGACGACTCTGCCTGGGCTGCGCTTTGATATGGAGAAAGTCACTGTCTCTGAGTCTGGTGTATATGACGTTTTTGAAGCTCTGGATGACCCAACGAATCCTGCCAATTCTTCTAGCGTGATCCCCATTGAAAAAGCAGAAGGTCACTTTCTCTTAGTGGTAGGGGAAGATGATCGGATGTGGAAGAGCTCCTTATATGCTGAGCTGGCAATCAGGCGTCTACGCCAGCATGGGAAAGACAACTTTGAACTCCTGAGTTATCCAGGAGCAGGTCACCGAATTGATCCTCCTTCTACTCCATTTTGTCAGGTAGCTATGGATCGTGTTTTGGGGGTGCCTGTTCTGGGGGGTGGAGAGAGCAAAGCACATGCCCACGCACAGGAACACTCCTGGAGAAGGATTCAGGAGTTTCTGCACTTGCATTTGGGATGA
- the LOC131558694 gene encoding acyl-coenzyme A thioesterase 1-like isoform X2, which translates to MAPSIRLSPAARSLFDQPLAITVQGLGPRQQVTLRTSLRDETRELFQASARYQAGDDGELDLARCPALPGGSFSGLEPMGLLWALQPEKPFWRLVKRDVQSPFLLQLEVFEGHGERHGRLLAQAQHERAFLRDGVRRIPVREGRIRATLFLPPGDGPFPGIIDLYGTGGGLPEYRACLLANHGFAVLALAFYSYEDLPKGMKEFHLEYFEEAVNYMLDHTQVKGPGIGLLGHSKGGDLCVSMASFLKGITATALINASVANVGAVLRYKDITIPPLGINPKRIKVGKSGIADIIDALNSPLEGPDQQSFIPLEKAQCCFLFIVGQDDHNWKSEFFAVEGSKRLQAHGKEKPEIVCYPGAGHYIEPPFFPMCAASMHLLFGKPVMWGGEPKAHCEAQIDAWQQIQAFFRKHLTGELSGTSSKL; encoded by the exons ATGGCCCCCTCCATCCGCCTGTCGCCCGCCGCCCGCAGCCTCTTCGATCAGCCGCTGGCCATCAccgtgcagggcctgggccCGCGGCAGCAGGTCACTCTGCGGACGTCCTTGCGGGACGAGACCAGAGAGCTCTTCCAGGCCAGTGCCCGCTACCAGGCGGGCGACGACGGCGAGCTGGACCTCGCCCGCTGTCCTGCGCTGCCGGGAGGCAGCTTCTCCGGCCTGGAGcccatggggctgctctgggctttgcAGCCCGAGAAACCTTTCTGGCGGCTGGTAAAGCGGGACGTGCAGAgccccttcctcctgcagctggaggtgtTTGAGGGCCACGGGGAGCGCCACGGGCGGCTCCTGGCCCAGGCGCAGCACGAGCGGGCGTTCCTGCGGGACGGGGTGCGGAGAATCCCGGTGCGAGAAGGGAGGATCCGGGCGACGCTTTTCCTGCCCCCCGGTGA TGGCCCCTTTCCGGGAATTATTGACTTGTATGGAACTGGAGGAGGACTCCCTGAATACAGGGCATGCCTGCTGGCCAATCACGGCtttgctgtgctggctctggctTTCTACAGCTATGAAGATCTCCCCAAAGGGATGAAGGAATTCCACCTGGAATATTTTGAAGAAGCTGTAAACTATATGTTAGACCACACCCAG GTTAAAGGTCCAGGAATTGGCTTGCTTGGACACTCAAAGGGGGGTGACCTGTGTGTCTCCATGGCCTCCTTCCTAAAGGGCATCACAGCCACTGCCCTTATCAATGCCTCAGTGGCAAATGTGGGTGCGGTGCTGCGCTACAAGGACATCACCATTCCACCCCTTGGGATCAATCCAAAACGCATCAAGGTCGGCAAGTCCGGGATTGCTGATATTATTGATGCATTGAACAGCCCACTAGAAGGGCCTGACCAGCAAAGCTTTATCCCTTTGGAGAAGGCTCAGTGTTGCTTCCTGTTCATTGTTGGCCAGGATGATCACAACTGGAAAAGTGAATTCTTTGCAGTTGAGGGGAGCAAACGTTTGCAAGCTCATGGGAAGGAAAAGCCTGAGATAGTCTGTTATCCTGGAGCAGGGCACTACATTGAACCTCCCTTTTTCCCGATGTGTGCAGCCTCAATGCACCTGCTATTTGGCAAGCCTGTGATGTGGGGAGGGGAGCCCAAGGCACACTGTGAGGCACAGATAGATGCTTGGCAGCAGATCCAAGCATTCTTTCGTAAACACCTCACAGGCGAGCTATCTGGAACATCCAGTAAGCTCTGA
- the LOC131558694 gene encoding acyl-coenzyme A thioesterase 1-like isoform X1 — protein MAPSIRLSPAARSLFDQPLAITVQGLGPRQQVTLRTSLRDETRELFQASARYQAGDDGELDLARCPALPGGSFSGLEPMGLLWALQPEKPFWRLVKRDVQSPFLLQLEVFEGHGERHGRLLAQAQHERAFLRDGVRRIPVREGRIRATLFLPPGSGPFPGIIDLYGTGGGLPEYRACLLANHGFAVLALAFYSYEDLPKGMKEFHLEYFEEAVNYMLDHTQVKGPGIGLLGHSKGGDLCVSMASFLKGITATALINASVANVGAVLRYKDITIPPLGINPKRIKVGKSGIADIIDALNSPLEGPDQQSFIPLEKAQCCFLFIVGQDDHNWKSEFFAVEGSKRLQAHGKEKPEIVCYPGAGHYIEPPFFPMCAASMHLLFGKPVMWGGEPKAHCEAQIDAWQQIQAFFRKHLTGELSGTSSKL, from the exons ATGGCCCCCTCCATCCGCCTGTCGCCCGCCGCCCGCAGCCTCTTCGATCAGCCGCTGGCCATCAccgtgcagggcctgggccCGCGGCAGCAGGTCACTCTGCGGACGTCCTTGCGGGACGAGACCAGAGAGCTCTTCCAGGCCAGTGCCCGCTACCAGGCGGGCGACGACGGCGAGCTGGACCTCGCCCGCTGTCCTGCGCTGCCGGGAGGCAGCTTCTCCGGCCTGGAGcccatggggctgctctgggctttgcAGCCCGAGAAACCTTTCTGGCGGCTGGTAAAGCGGGACGTGCAGAgccccttcctcctgcagctggaggtgtTTGAGGGCCACGGGGAGCGCCACGGGCGGCTCCTGGCCCAGGCGCAGCACGAGCGGGCGTTCCTGCGGGACGGGGTGCGGAGAATCCCGGTGCGAGAAGGGAGGATCCGGGCGACGCTTTTCCTGCCCCCCG GAAGTGGCCCCTTTCCGGGAATTATTGACTTGTATGGAACTGGAGGAGGACTCCCTGAATACAGGGCATGCCTGCTGGCCAATCACGGCtttgctgtgctggctctggctTTCTACAGCTATGAAGATCTCCCCAAAGGGATGAAGGAATTCCACCTGGAATATTTTGAAGAAGCTGTAAACTATATGTTAGACCACACCCAG GTTAAAGGTCCAGGAATTGGCTTGCTTGGACACTCAAAGGGGGGTGACCTGTGTGTCTCCATGGCCTCCTTCCTAAAGGGCATCACAGCCACTGCCCTTATCAATGCCTCAGTGGCAAATGTGGGTGCGGTGCTGCGCTACAAGGACATCACCATTCCACCCCTTGGGATCAATCCAAAACGCATCAAGGTCGGCAAGTCCGGGATTGCTGATATTATTGATGCATTGAACAGCCCACTAGAAGGGCCTGACCAGCAAAGCTTTATCCCTTTGGAGAAGGCTCAGTGTTGCTTCCTGTTCATTGTTGGCCAGGATGATCACAACTGGAAAAGTGAATTCTTTGCAGTTGAGGGGAGCAAACGTTTGCAAGCTCATGGGAAGGAAAAGCCTGAGATAGTCTGTTATCCTGGAGCAGGGCACTACATTGAACCTCCCTTTTTCCCGATGTGTGCAGCCTCAATGCACCTGCTATTTGGCAAGCCTGTGATGTGGGGAGGGGAGCCCAAGGCACACTGTGAGGCACAGATAGATGCTTGGCAGCAGATCCAAGCATTCTTTCGTAAACACCTCACAGGCGAGCTATCTGGAACATCCAGTAAGCTCTGA
- the LOC131558694 gene encoding acyl-coenzyme A thioesterase 1-like isoform X3 translates to MKEFHLEYFEEAVNYMLDHTQVKGPGIGLLGHSKGGDLCVSMASFLKGITATALINASVANVGAVLRYKDITIPPLGINPKRIKVGKSGIADIIDALNSPLEGPDQQSFIPLEKAQCCFLFIVGQDDHNWKSEFFAVEGSKRLQAHGKEKPEIVCYPGAGHYIEPPFFPMCAASMHLLFGKPVMWGGEPKAHCEAQIDAWQQIQAFFRKHLTGELSGTSSKL, encoded by the exons ATGAAGGAATTCCACCTGGAATATTTTGAAGAAGCTGTAAACTATATGTTAGACCACACCCAG GTTAAAGGTCCAGGAATTGGCTTGCTTGGACACTCAAAGGGGGGTGACCTGTGTGTCTCCATGGCCTCCTTCCTAAAGGGCATCACAGCCACTGCCCTTATCAATGCCTCAGTGGCAAATGTGGGTGCGGTGCTGCGCTACAAGGACATCACCATTCCACCCCTTGGGATCAATCCAAAACGCATCAAGGTCGGCAAGTCCGGGATTGCTGATATTATTGATGCATTGAACAGCCCACTAGAAGGGCCTGACCAGCAAAGCTTTATCCCTTTGGAGAAGGCTCAGTGTTGCTTCCTGTTCATTGTTGGCCAGGATGATCACAACTGGAAAAGTGAATTCTTTGCAGTTGAGGGGAGCAAACGTTTGCAAGCTCATGGGAAGGAAAAGCCTGAGATAGTCTGTTATCCTGGAGCAGGGCACTACATTGAACCTCCCTTTTTCCCGATGTGTGCAGCCTCAATGCACCTGCTATTTGGCAAGCCTGTGATGTGGGGAGGGGAGCCCAAGGCACACTGTGAGGCACAGATAGATGCTTGGCAGCAGATCCAAGCATTCTTTCGTAAACACCTCACAGGCGAGCTATCTGGAACATCCAGTAAGCTCTGA
- the LOC131559337 gene encoding acyl-coenzyme A thioesterase 5-like, whose protein sequence is MWQVSARSLCRASFRAWQRRLPWPGPAPAAPRSRGPAWSPGTAPAQGLSSTAPSIRLSPAARSLFDQPLAITVQGLGPRQQVTLRTSLRDETRELFQASARYQAGDDGELDLARCPALPGGSFSGLEPMGLLWALQPEKPFWRLVKRDVQSPFLLQLEVFEGHGERHGRLLAQAQHERAFLRDGVRRIPVREGRIRATLFLPPGEDTFPGIIDIHGLGGGLFESRASLLANHGFATLALAYYQFEDLPQEPKELHLEYFEEAVNYMLQHPQVKGPGVGLLGFSKGAEVSLAMAAFLKNILAVASLNAPVAVTVIPLSYKDKIIPTVTLDEHKAKATNSKFLDYSDGMDDPFQAPGDQSRIPLEKSEAQLLFIVGQDDCVVKSEYHATEVCKLLQAQGKKNFQILSYPGTGHCIDPPFFPLYHIGSHPVFHKRAALGGELRAYSKAQVHAWSQIQAFFKKYLIVN, encoded by the exons ATGTGGCAGGTCAGTGCCCGCTCCCTGTGCCGGGCCAGCTTCCGCGCCTGGCAGAGGCGGCTGCCCTGGCCCGGCCCCgcacctgcagccccacggAGCCGCGGCCCCGCGTGGAGCCCCGGGACAGCCCCCGCCCAGGGACTCTCCTCCACGGCCCCCTCCATCCGCCTGTCGCCCGCCGCCCGCAGCCTCTTCGATCAGCCGCTGGCCATCAccgtgcagggcctgggccCGCGGCAGCAGGTCACTCTGCGGACGTCCTTGCGGGACGAGACCAGAGAGCTCTTCCAGGCCAGTGCCCGCTACCAGGCGGGCGACGACGGCGAGCTGGACCTCGCCCGCTGTCCTGCGCTGCCGGGAGGCAGCTTCTCCGGCCTGGAGcccatggggctgctctgggctttgcAGCCCGAGAAACCTTTCTGGCGGCTGGTAAAGCGGGACGTGCAGAgccccttcctcctgcagctggaggtgtTTGAGGGCCACGGGGAGCGCCACGGGCGGCTCCTGGCCCAGGCGCAGCACGAGCGGGCGTTCCTGCGGGACGGGGTGCGGAGAATCCCGGTGCGAGAAGGGAGGATCCGGGCGACGCTTTTCCTGCCCCCCG GAGAAGACACCTTTCCAGGGATCATTGATATACATGGACTTGGAGGAGGTCTTTTTGAGTCCAGAGCAAGCCTGCTGGCCAATCATGGCTTTGCCACACTCGCCCTGGCTTATTATCAATTTGAGGATCTGCCCCAGGAACCAAAGGAACTCCACCTGGAATATTTTGAAGAGGCAGTGAACTATAtgctgcagcacccacag GTGAAGGGTCCAGGGGTTGGCCTGCTTGGTTTCTCCAAAGGAGCCGAAGTGTCCCTTGCCATGGCTGCCTTCCTGAAGAACATCTTGGCTGTTGCTTCCCTCAATGCCCCTGTTGCTGTTACAGTGATTCCTCTCTCTTACAAAGATAAAATCATTCCCACTGTGACCTTAGATGAACACAAAGCCAAGGCCACCAACTCCAAATTTCTTGACTATTCTGATGGCATGGATGATCCCTTTCAAGCTCCTGGCGACCAAAGCCGGATCCCACTAGAGAAAAGTGAGGCACAGCTTCTATTCATTGTGGGCCAAGATGACTGTGTTGTCAAAAGTGAGTATCATGCTACTGAAGTCTGCAAGCTTCTGCAGGctcaagggaagaaaaattttCAGATCCTCTCCTACCCTGGAACAGGGCACTGCATAGACCcacccttttttcctttgtaccACATAGGAAGCCACCCTGTTTTTCACAAGCGAGCAGCCCTGggtggggagctcagggcttaTTCTAAAGCTCAGGTTCATGCTTGGTCACAGATCCAGGCATTTTTCAAAAAGTATTTAATTGTTAACTAA
- the LOC131559338 gene encoding acyl-coenzyme A thioesterase 6-like: MPLFLRWLQVKGPGVGLLGFSKGAEVSLAMAAFLKNILAVASLNAPVAVTVIPLSYKDKIIPTVTLDEHKAKATNSKFLDYSDGMDDPFQAPGDQSRIPLEKSEAQLLFIVGQDDCVVKSEYHATEVCKLLQAQGKKTFQILSYPGTGHCIDPPFFPLYHIGSHPVFHKRAALGGELRAYSKAHVHAWSQIQAFFKKYLIVN; this comes from the coding sequence GTGAAGGGTCCAGGGGTTGGCCTGCTTGGTTTCTCCAAAGGAGCCGAAGTGTCCCTTGCCATGGCTGCCTTCCTGAAGAACATCTTGGCTGTTGCTTCCCTCAATGCCCCTGTTGCTGTTACAGTGATTCCTCTCTCTTACAAAGATAAAATCATCCCCACTGTGACCTTAGATGAACACAAAGCCAAGGCCACCAACTCCAAATTTCTTGACTATTCTGATGGCATGGATGATCCCTTTCAAGCTCCTGGCGACCAAAGCCGGATCCCACTAGAGAAAAGTGAGGCACAGCTTCTATTCATTGTGGGCCAAGATGACTGTGTTGTCAAAAGTGAGTATCATGCTACTGAAGTCTGCAAGCTTCTGCAGGCTCAAgggaagaaaacttttcagatcCTCTCCTACCCTGGAACAGGGCACTGCATAGACCcacccttttttcctttgtaccACATAGGAAGCCACCCTGTTTTTCACAAGCGAGCAGCCCTGggtggggagctcagggcttaTTCTAAAGCTCATGTTCATGCTTGGTCACAGATCCAGGCATTTTTCAAAAAGTATTTAATTGTTAACTAA